Genomic DNA from Bacillota bacterium:
CACGCGGCCTCTATCTCCCGCCCGAGCGTGTCAGAGTAAACCCTGACTCTCTCAAGTATCTCCAAAAACCCGCCTGACAAGAACCTCCCGTACAGGAAGCCGAGCTTCTCCAGCGCGAGATCCAGTATCTCCTCCCGGAGCGCCGCGGCGCTCGGGTCGAAGGGGGGCACGAGCGTTCCCGCAAGCGCCCTCACATCCTGGGGCAGATCCGTCACGTCCACCGCGACATCGATGCCTATCCCCACCACGACATGCCCAACTCGTTCGCCGCGCCATCTTCCCTCCATGAGCGTGCCGCTTACTTTCTTCCCGTTCACGACCACATCGTTGGGCCACTTCATCATGGCGGGTAGCCCCGCTGCCTCTCGGACGGTCTCAGTGACTGCCACGCCAGCCACGAGCGAGAGCTTGCCCAAATCCTTCGGCGGAACCGTCGGCCGAAGCACGACAGAGAACCACAATCCGCCCCGCGGAGAATGCCACACGCGTCCCATGCGGCCCCTGCCACCGGTCTGGGTCTCGGCGACCACGCAAGTCCCCTCGGGCGCCCCGGCCTCAGCCATACGCATCGCGACGGCATTCGTGGAGTCCACTTCTTTGAGGCGTATCACCTTCCATTCTAGGGAGCGGGGGAGCAGCCCCTCCGTGTCTCGCCTTGCTCCGTCCCACGCCGCGCGGCGCTCGTCATCCGCGGCGTCCTCTCGTCGCACCATGCCGAGGTATGTGCCCCCTTCCTGTTTCAGCCTGCTTCGTTTCAGCCTGCCTCGAAGACTGCTCACCGAGCGGCGCTTCCCGTCCCCCGCATTCAGTGTCCTCTTCCGTGCCTGCCTCCCCCATGTTGGCAACCCCCATGTCTGCTTCCCCCGTGCCCGCCGACCCCGTCCCCGCCGTCCCCGTGCCCGCCGCGTCCTCCCCGTCAAGCCCTCGCCACCACTGCCCGGTCGTGTGGAGAGCGACTCCATCGCACATCGCAGGCGCGCGGGCGAGATCGCCCGCGCGTGTCCCGCTCGGGGTCCTCAAGTCGGGAGCGATCTCTGCGAGAGGGACCATGACGAACCCCCTCTCCCACATGCGCGGATGGGGAACCTCG
This window encodes:
- a CDS encoding biotin--[acetyl-CoA-carboxylase] ligase, which codes for MVRREDAADDERRAAWDGARRDTEGLLPRSLEWKVIRLKEVDSTNAVAMRMAEAGAPEGTCVVAETQTGGRGRMGRVWHSPRGGLWFSVVLRPTVPPKDLGKLSLVAGVAVTETVREAAGLPAMMKWPNDVVVNGKKVSGTLMEGRWRGERVGHVVVGIGIDVAVDVTDLPQDVRALAGTLVPPFDPSAAALREEILDLALEKLGFLYGRFLSGGFLEILERVRVYSDTLGREIEAACSGGVVRGTAVDIDADGALVIRTSSGDLRVVSGDVSVRATGAGSPAGAGSQGS
- the folK gene encoding 2-amino-4-hydroxy-6-hydroxymethyldihydropteridine diphosphokinase, yielding MTVLAYLGLGSNVGDRRRNMAEAIRMLEGSGRVAVEKISSLYETEPVGYEEQGPFLNAVVAITCDFSPLRLLRLCQGIEDGLGRERTIRWGPRTIDIDILLYANRRIRSKNLEVPHPRMWERGFVMVPLAEIAPDLRTPSGTRAGDLARAPAMCDGVALHTTGQWWRGLDGEDAAGTGTAGTGSAGTGEADMGVANMGEAGTEEDTECGGREAPLGEQSSRQAETKQAETGRGHIPRHGATRGRRG